A portion of the Cellulophaga algicola DSM 14237 genome contains these proteins:
- the ilvB gene encoding biosynthetic-type acetolactate synthase large subunit gives MNTETIREKSKSTNMKTAIKISGAEAIIQCLLAEGVDLIYGYPGGAIMPVYDELYKFQDKLTHILTRHEQGATHAAQGYARVSGKVGVALATSGPGATNLVTGLADAQIDSTPLVCITGQVISQLLGSDAFQETDIVGISTPVTKWNYQITKASEIPEILAKAFYIAKSGRPGPVLIDITKDAQFEMFDFLYEKCTGVRSYNPVPKPNINAITQAAKLINEAKKPMIVFGQGVILGQAEGELKQLVEKAGIPAAWTILGLSAMDTDHPLNVGMVGMHGNYAPNVLTNECDLLIAIGMRFDDRVTGNLQTYAKQAKVIHFEIDPAEINKNVISEVAVLGNSKETLQLLLPMIAKNSHEAWHNEFKKRYEIEYNEVIKHDIKPTKDGLTMGEVIEEINIASNNSAIIVTDVGQHQMIACRYAKFNQSKSNVTSGGLGTMGFALPAAIGAKQGAMDREVVAIIGDGGFQMTIQELGVIFQHKIPVKIVVLNNDHLGMVRQWQELFFERRYASTVMVNPDFVKIAEGYSIASKRVSERKDLKATIHEMIASKEPYFLEVKVEKEGNVFPMIPTGASVSDIRLK, from the coding sequence ATGAATACAGAGACAATAAGAGAAAAATCAAAATCGACGAATATGAAGACTGCTATAAAAATTAGTGGTGCCGAAGCAATAATACAATGTTTATTGGCTGAGGGAGTCGATTTAATTTATGGCTACCCTGGTGGTGCCATAATGCCTGTTTATGATGAATTATATAAATTTCAGGATAAACTAACACATATATTAACACGTCACGAGCAAGGTGCTACGCATGCTGCTCAAGGCTATGCAAGAGTTTCTGGCAAAGTAGGTGTTGCTTTGGCTACCTCTGGTCCTGGAGCAACTAATCTAGTGACTGGGTTAGCAGATGCGCAAATAGATTCTACACCATTGGTCTGTATAACAGGCCAAGTAATTAGTCAATTATTGGGTTCAGATGCTTTTCAAGAAACTGATATTGTAGGAATATCTACACCCGTTACAAAATGGAATTATCAAATAACAAAAGCTTCTGAAATTCCAGAAATATTGGCAAAGGCATTTTACATAGCAAAATCTGGTCGTCCAGGTCCTGTCTTAATTGACATTACTAAAGATGCTCAATTTGAAATGTTTGATTTTTTATATGAAAAATGTACAGGTGTCCGCAGTTATAATCCTGTACCTAAGCCAAATATAAATGCAATCACACAAGCAGCCAAATTAATTAACGAAGCTAAAAAACCTATGATCGTTTTTGGTCAGGGTGTTATTTTAGGTCAGGCAGAAGGCGAATTAAAGCAATTGGTAGAAAAAGCAGGTATTCCTGCCGCTTGGACCATTTTAGGGCTTTCTGCGATGGATACAGATCATCCTTTAAACGTAGGAATGGTAGGTATGCATGGGAACTATGCGCCTAATGTTTTGACCAATGAATGCGATTTATTAATTGCTATTGGAATGCGTTTTGATGATCGTGTTACGGGTAATTTACAAACCTATGCGAAACAAGCAAAAGTTATTCATTTTGAAATTGACCCAGCAGAGATTAATAAAAATGTGATATCAGAAGTTGCCGTTTTAGGGAACTCTAAAGAAACACTACAATTATTACTTCCAATGATTGCTAAAAACAGTCATGAAGCTTGGCATAATGAATTTAAGAAAAGATACGAAATTGAATACAACGAAGTAATCAAACATGATATTAAACCTACGAAAGATGGTTTAACCATGGGTGAAGTTATTGAAGAGATTAATATCGCTTCAAATAATAGTGCTATTATCGTTACAGACGTTGGGCAACATCAAATGATTGCCTGTAGGTATGCAAAGTTTAACCAATCTAAAAGTAATGTTACTTCGGGTGGTTTAGGAACCATGGGCTTCGCTTTACCAGCGGCTATTGGTGCTAAGCAAGGTGCTATGGATCGTGAGGTTGTGGCAATTATTGGTGATGGTGGCTTTCAAATGACCATACAAGAACTAGGCGTTATTTTTCAACACAAAATTCCGGTTAAGATTGTGGTCTTAAATAATGATCATCTAGGAATGGTACGCCAATGGCAAGAATTGTTCTTTGAAAGAAGATATGCTTCTACAGTTATGGTTAATCCTGATTTTGTAAAAATAGCTGAAGGGTATAGTATTGCATCAAAACGTGTGAGTGAAAGAAAAGATTTAAAAGCAACTATTCATGAAATGATTGCTTCTAAAGAACCTTATTTCTTAGAAGTAAAAGTTGAAAAAGAAGGTAATGTATTTCCAATGATTCCTACAGGAGCATCAGTTTCAGATATCAGATTAAAATAA
- a CDS encoding O-methyltransferase, which yields MVDIISKNKPKIHSKIEAKSKAIGFTMPSDLYIGSLLKTLIASKPNAHILELGTGIGLSLSWMIDGMDADSRLISVDNDPELIKISTEFFGTDKRVQLICEDGSVWLKNYKGEKFDVIFADAWPGKYSEIEEVLNLVKVGGFYIIDDMAKQENWPEGHEKHVTDLVCYLDAREDFKLTKLNWSTGLIIAVRSN from the coding sequence ATGGTAGATATAATATCCAAGAACAAGCCTAAAATTCATTCTAAAATAGAAGCCAAATCTAAGGCTATCGGGTTTACGATGCCTTCTGATTTATATATAGGGAGTTTACTAAAGACCTTAATTGCTTCTAAACCTAACGCTCATATTTTAGAATTGGGTACAGGAATAGGATTATCACTTTCATGGATGATTGATGGAATGGATGCTGATTCACGTTTAATATCGGTTGACAATGACCCTGAATTAATTAAAATTTCTACGGAGTTTTTTGGTACGGATAAAAGAGTGCAACTCATCTGTGAAGACGGATCGGTATGGCTTAAGAACTATAAGGGAGAAAAATTCGATGTAATTTTTGCAGATGCCTGGCCAGGAAAATACAGTGAAATAGAAGAAGTTTTAAATCTTGTGAAAGTTGGCGGGTTTTATATTATTGACGACATGGCAAAACAAGAAAATTGGCCAGAAGGGCATGAAAAGCATGTTACTGATTTAGTGTGTTACTTAGATGCTAGAGAAGACTTTAAATTAACAAAATTAAATTGGTCTACCGGATTAATAATCGCCGTTAGAAGTAACTAA
- the ilvN gene encoding acetolactate synthase small subunit gives MEKKWFTISIYSENNIGLLNRISGIFLKRHINIESLNVSKSEIESVSKFTVVVFTEDEVARKIVGQIEKQIEVIKAFYHLDDDTIYQESVIFKIASNLLFDERQIQNIIKDCNATIVTVSRDFFVLAKTGRKHEVDDMYEQLKPFGIMQFVRSGRIAVTKAQMPISVMLSKFKKQQ, from the coding sequence ATGGAAAAAAAGTGGTTTACAATATCAATTTATTCTGAAAATAACATCGGGTTATTAAACAGAATTTCAGGAATTTTCTTAAAGAGACATATTAATATTGAGAGTTTAAACGTCTCTAAGTCAGAGATTGAGAGCGTATCAAAGTTTACAGTAGTTGTCTTTACTGAAGATGAAGTTGCACGTAAAATTGTAGGGCAAATTGAAAAACAAATAGAAGTTATAAAAGCATTTTATCATTTAGATGATGATACCATATATCAAGAATCTGTAATCTTTAAAATAGCCTCTAACCTTTTATTTGATGAACGTCAAATACAGAATATTATAAAAGATTGTAACGCAACAATCGTCACCGTATCTAGAGATTTCTTTGTTCTTGCAAAAACAGGAAGAAAGCATGAAGTGGATGATATGTACGAACAATTAAAACCTTTTGGAATCATGCAGTTTGTACGTTCTGGAAGAATAGCAGTTACAAAAGCACAGATGCCTATTTCTGTTATGCTATCAAAATTTAAGAAACAACAATAA
- the ilvC gene encoding ketol-acid reductoisomerase, which produces MANYFNTLSLREQLTQLGKCRFMDTSEFSDGVDALKGKKIVIIGCGAQGLNQGLNMRDSGLDISYTLRDAAIKEQRQSYKNAKENGFTVGTYQELIPIADLVINLTPDKQHTNVVETVMPLMKKGATLSYSHGFNIVEEGMQVRKDLTVIMVAPKSPGSEVREEYKRGFGVPTLIAVHPENDPEGKGLAEAKAYAVATGGDKAGVLESSFVAEVKSDLMGEQTILCGLLQTGSILCFDKMIAKGLDAGYASRLIQYGWETVTEGLKYGGITHMMDRLSNPAKIKAFELSEELKEIMRPLFQKHMDDIIEGEFSKTMMEDWANDDKNLLTWRAETGETAFEKTPAGSDKISEQEFYDHGVLMVAMVRAGVELAFEAMTDSGIIAESAYYESLHETPLIANTIARKKLFEMNRVISDTAEYGCYLFDHACKPLLKDFMSKIDTDVIGKKFGEGKGNGVDNAKLIEVNKALREHPVEIVGARLRASMTAMKPIV; this is translated from the coding sequence ATGGCAAATTATTTCAATACACTATCACTGAGAGAACAATTAACCCAACTAGGGAAATGTAGATTCATGGATACAAGTGAATTTTCTGATGGTGTAGACGCTTTAAAAGGGAAAAAAATAGTAATCATAGGTTGTGGAGCACAAGGTTTAAATCAAGGTTTAAACATGCGTGATTCTGGTTTAGATATCTCTTATACATTACGTGATGCTGCAATAAAAGAACAAAGACAGTCTTATAAGAATGCTAAAGAAAACGGGTTTACGGTTGGTACATACCAAGAATTGATTCCAATAGCAGATTTAGTAATTAACCTAACGCCAGATAAGCAACATACGAATGTAGTAGAAACGGTAATGCCTTTAATGAAAAAAGGAGCAACCTTATCTTACTCACATGGTTTTAATATTGTTGAAGAAGGTATGCAGGTTCGTAAAGATTTAACGGTAATCATGGTTGCCCCTAAATCTCCGGGTTCTGAAGTTCGTGAAGAATATAAAAGAGGTTTTGGAGTGCCAACACTTATTGCGGTGCACCCAGAGAATGACCCAGAAGGTAAAGGTTTAGCAGAAGCAAAAGCCTATGCGGTAGCAACCGGTGGAGATAAAGCAGGTGTTTTAGAATCTTCTTTTGTGGCTGAAGTAAAATCAGATTTAATGGGAGAGCAAACTATTCTTTGTGGTTTGTTACAAACTGGATCTATTTTATGTTTTGATAAGATGATTGCTAAAGGTTTGGATGCTGGTTATGCTTCTAGACTTATTCAATATGGTTGGGAAACGGTTACAGAAGGTCTTAAATATGGTGGAATTACACATATGATGGACCGTTTGTCTAATCCTGCGAAAATTAAAGCTTTTGAACTTTCAGAAGAATTAAAAGAAATTATGCGTCCATTGTTTCAAAAACATATGGATGATATTATTGAAGGTGAGTTTTCTAAAACGATGATGGAAGACTGGGCTAATGATGATAAAAACCTATTAACATGGAGAGCGGAAACAGGAGAAACTGCTTTTGAAAAAACACCAGCAGGTAGCGATAAAATTTCTGAACAAGAATTTTATGATCATGGTGTGTTAATGGTGGCTATGGTTAGAGCAGGAGTAGAGCTTGCTTTTGAAGCGATGACAGATTCTGGAATTATAGCAGAATCTGCTTACTACGAGTCATTACATGAAACTCCATTAATTGCGAACACTATTGCTCGTAAAAAATTATTCGAAATGAATCGTGTAATTTCTGATACAGCAGAATACGGTTGTTATTTATTTGATCATGCTTGTAAGCCTTTATTAAAAGACTTCATGTCTAAAATTGATACTGATGTGATCGGTAAAAAATTCGGAGAAGGAAAAGGCAATGGTGTAGATAATGCTAAATTAATTGAAGTGAATAAAGCGTTAAGAGAGCATCCAGTAGAAATTGTTGGAGCTAGATTAAGAGCTTCAATGACAGCAATGAAACCTATCGTATAA
- a CDS encoding LamG domain-containing protein yields MKNFKFLNFLLICLLISCSSKEIESADLENEASEITESDIANAIISTKSNCNLNDTKLFDAPVNNSTDAVNRSTYGMSAWKIVEELSDEFNYPGGKMAPAFTKKWNLGYVNSYSGPLPTVWTGNSIGFEDEGANGNRALTLIAEENGAGSTRTLECGMISTKATSSYPLFQEARVKVSNSQLANAVWMISSEPGQFEEIDNLETYGPRIRLDGEECDKPYFADRLHLSHHTFKNEGGERLDYQPQKETWMSRKKDASNCDRANDVIWNEDYHTFAVKWVSPNRIEYFVDGKRVKIVSGLRLEDGIDPESYTTCGDGLTKEMYMLISQAAQVWRYGGTTQFWNSTDTKSGIDTKMKVDWIRVYTPSGKLNSRICN; encoded by the coding sequence ATGAAAAACTTTAAATTTTTAAATTTCTTACTAATTTGTCTACTTATAAGTTGTAGCTCTAAAGAGATAGAGTCCGCTGATTTAGAAAATGAAGCCTCAGAAATTACTGAATCAGACATTGCCAATGCCATAATTTCTACGAAATCGAATTGCAACCTCAATGACACTAAATTATTTGATGCCCCTGTTAACAATTCTACAGATGCCGTAAATAGGAGTACCTATGGCATGAGCGCTTGGAAAATAGTAGAAGAACTTTCTGATGAATTTAATTATCCTGGAGGTAAAATGGCACCTGCGTTTACTAAAAAATGGAATTTAGGCTATGTGAATAGTTATTCAGGTCCGCTTCCCACCGTATGGACCGGAAATTCTATTGGTTTTGAAGACGAAGGAGCCAATGGAAACCGTGCACTTACCTTAATTGCCGAAGAAAATGGTGCAGGTAGTACTAGAACTTTAGAATGCGGAATGATATCTACAAAAGCCACTAGTAGTTACCCCTTATTTCAAGAAGCAAGAGTTAAGGTGAGTAATTCACAATTGGCAAATGCTGTATGGATGATTAGTAGTGAACCTGGTCAATTCGAAGAAATAGATAATTTAGAAACTTACGGACCAAGAATTAGACTTGACGGCGAGGAATGTGACAAGCCATATTTTGCGGATAGATTACATTTAAGTCACCATACTTTTAAAAATGAGGGAGGCGAAAGATTAGACTACCAACCACAAAAAGAGACCTGGATGTCGCGAAAAAAGGATGCGTCTAACTGTGATAGAGCTAATGATGTAATTTGGAATGAAGACTATCATACTTTTGCTGTAAAATGGGTAAGCCCTAATAGGATTGAGTATTTTGTAGATGGAAAAAGAGTTAAGATCGTATCTGGTTTACGTCTAGAAGATGGTATTGATCCCGAAAGTTATACGACGTGTGGTGATGGTCTTACAAAAGAAATGTATATGCTGATCAGCCAAGCTGCTCAAGTGTGGAGGTATGGTGGCACTACCCAGTTTTGGAATAGTACAGACACAAAATCTGGAATAGATACGAAAATGAAAGTAGATTGGATTCGTGTATACACGCCTAGTGGAAAGCTTAATTCTAGAATTTGTAATTAA
- the ilvA gene encoding threonine ammonia-lyase IlvA, which produces MKYFPKIEDIYTAATTIKQVVADYTPLQESIRYTKQYDANILLKREDLHRVRSYKIRGAFNKIYSLSPEERKKGVVCASAGNHAQGVAFACNHLKIKGTIYMPSVTPQQKIEQTQLFGGDWVTIVMKGDTFDDSYKASMAFCLENDKVFVHPFDDPKTIEGQATVGLEIIQQTTAPIDYVFVAIGGGGLAAGLCGVFHQLSPSTKIIGVEPEGAASMKTSIENGINTELEHIDKFVDGAAVQKVGDLTFEICKKYLHDVITVPEGKVCQTILDLYNRDAIVVEPAGALTLSVLDLYSEEIKGKNVVCIVSGSNNDITRTAEIKERALLYRNLKHYFIVRFPQRPGALKEFVVNILGPTDDITHFEYSKKSSKENAPAVVGIELKSATDLQPLIARMKANNFFGDYLNDKPDLFQYLV; this is translated from the coding sequence ATGAAGTATTTCCCGAAAATAGAAGATATATATACTGCTGCTACAACGATCAAGCAAGTAGTAGCAGATTATACCCCATTGCAAGAAAGCATCCGATATACCAAACAATACGATGCGAATATTCTTTTAAAACGAGAAGATTTGCACCGAGTTCGCTCTTATAAGATTAGAGGAGCATTTAATAAAATATATAGTTTAAGTCCTGAAGAAAGGAAAAAAGGCGTTGTTTGTGCGAGTGCTGGTAATCATGCACAGGGGGTAGCTTTTGCATGTAATCACCTCAAAATAAAAGGTACTATTTATATGCCTTCGGTAACGCCTCAACAAAAAATTGAGCAAACCCAACTTTTTGGAGGAGATTGGGTTACCATAGTTATGAAGGGAGATACGTTTGACGATTCTTATAAAGCTTCTATGGCGTTTTGCCTTGAGAATGATAAGGTTTTTGTTCATCCTTTTGATGATCCTAAAACAATAGAAGGTCAGGCAACTGTTGGGCTTGAAATTATACAGCAAACTACAGCACCTATAGATTATGTTTTTGTAGCTATTGGTGGTGGTGGTTTAGCAGCGGGTTTATGTGGTGTATTTCATCAGTTATCTCCCAGTACTAAAATTATAGGAGTAGAACCCGAAGGAGCCGCTTCTATGAAAACGTCTATTGAGAATGGTATCAATACGGAATTGGAGCATATTGATAAATTTGTTGATGGTGCTGCAGTTCAGAAAGTAGGCGATTTAACCTTTGAAATCTGTAAAAAATATTTACATGATGTTATTACGGTTCCTGAAGGAAAAGTGTGTCAGACTATTTTAGACCTGTATAATCGTGATGCCATTGTTGTAGAACCCGCAGGAGCATTAACCTTATCAGTTTTAGACCTTTATAGTGAAGAAATTAAAGGAAAAAATGTAGTGTGCATTGTGAGTGGTAGTAATAATGATATTACCAGAACTGCTGAAATTAAGGAACGTGCTTTATTGTATCGAAATTTAAAACACTATTTTATTGTACGTTTTCCGCAACGTCCTGGGGCATTAAAAGAATTTGTTGTAAATATATTGGGACCTACAGATGATATTACTCATTTTGAATACTCTAAAAAATCGAGCAAAGAGAATGCTCCTGCTGTTGTGGGAATCGAACTTAAAAGCGCGACAGATTTACAGCCTTTAATAGCACGAATGAAAGCCAATAATTTCTTTGGAGATTATTTAAATGATAAACCAGATTTATTTCAATACCTAGTGTAA
- a CDS encoding NADP-dependent glyceraldehyde-3-phosphate dehydrogenase, which translates to MKTIIPEEFQIKETIDYKTYLVDGELKKWSGNTTQVFSTISSTEDYKPTLLGSIPDMGEPEAMDALNAATKAYGRGQGVWPTMHVKDRIGCMEAFVKKMETKREVIVKLLMWEIGKSLPDSQKEFDRTVEYIYDTIEDYKQLDRNAAKFQKHDGVYAHVKRGPLGVVLCLGPYNYPLNETFALLIPAIIMGNTAIFKPAKHGVLLITPLLEAFQSCFPKGVINILFGRGRAVAAPIMQTGKVDVLALIGNSKSANALQNQHPKSNRLRLVLGLEAKNPAIILPDADLDLTIDECIAGTLSFNGQRCTALKVVYVHEDIAEEFNKRFSKRVDELKFGNPWDDGAKLTPLPEPEKPAYIQGLIDDALLKGAKILNKKGGEHADNYIWPAVLYPVTKDMNVYQEEQFGPVIPIVPFKDIEEPLDDMAESNYGQQVSLFGKDVYALAPLIDSLVNLVCRVNLNSSCQRGPDVYPFTGRKDSAQATLSVHDALRSFSIRTFVAFKDNDLNTEIIEQLLDAKLSNFVSTDYIL; encoded by the coding sequence ATGAAAACTATAATTCCTGAGGAATTTCAGATTAAAGAAACAATTGATTACAAAACATATTTAGTAGATGGCGAATTAAAGAAATGGAGTGGTAATACCACACAAGTATTTTCTACGATATCTTCTACAGAAGACTACAAACCTACTTTATTAGGTTCTATCCCAGATATGGGAGAGCCAGAAGCTATGGATGCTTTAAATGCAGCCACAAAAGCGTATGGTAGAGGACAAGGAGTTTGGCCCACCATGCATGTGAAAGATAGAATTGGCTGCATGGAAGCTTTTGTTAAAAAGATGGAAACGAAACGTGAGGTGATTGTAAAATTATTGATGTGGGAAATCGGCAAATCTTTACCAGATTCTCAAAAAGAATTTGATAGAACTGTAGAGTACATTTATGATACTATCGAGGATTATAAGCAACTAGACCGTAATGCTGCAAAATTCCAGAAACATGATGGCGTATATGCGCATGTAAAAAGGGGGCCACTAGGGGTTGTTCTTTGTTTAGGCCCTTATAATTATCCTTTAAATGAAACTTTTGCTTTATTAATTCCCGCAATTATCATGGGTAATACGGCTATTTTTAAACCTGCAAAACATGGTGTATTATTAATTACTCCTTTGTTAGAAGCGTTTCAATCTTGTTTTCCAAAAGGTGTTATCAATATTCTTTTTGGTAGAGGTAGAGCTGTTGCTGCACCAATTATGCAGACTGGTAAGGTTGACGTATTGGCATTAATAGGAAATAGTAAATCTGCTAATGCATTGCAGAATCAACACCCTAAAAGCAACCGTTTGCGTTTGGTACTGGGTTTAGAAGCTAAAAATCCGGCGATTATACTTCCTGATGCCGATTTAGATTTGACGATAGACGAATGTATTGCTGGTACCTTATCATTTAATGGTCAGCGTTGTACGGCTTTAAAAGTAGTTTATGTTCATGAAGATATTGCTGAAGAATTCAACAAACGATTTTCAAAACGTGTAGATGAACTTAAATTTGGTAACCCTTGGGATGATGGTGCAAAATTAACTCCGTTGCCAGAGCCAGAAAAACCTGCTTATATTCAAGGTTTAATTGATGATGCTCTTCTTAAAGGGGCTAAAATATTGAATAAAAAAGGAGGAGAACATGCGGATAATTATATCTGGCCAGCAGTGTTGTATCCTGTAACAAAAGATATGAACGTATATCAAGAAGAGCAATTTGGACCAGTAATCCCTATTGTTCCTTTTAAAGATATAGAAGAACCTTTAGATGATATGGCAGAATCTAATTACGGCCAGCAAGTAAGTTTATTTGGAAAAGATGTGTATGCACTTGCGCCATTAATAGACTCTTTAGTAAACCTAGTATGCCGTGTAAACTTAAATAGCTCTTGCCAACGTGGACCAGATGTGTACCCGTTTACAGGACGAAAAGATTCTGCACAAGCTACCTTGAGTGTGCATGATGCACTCCGTTCTTTCTCTATTAGGACTTTTGTCGCTTTTAAAGATAATGACTTGAATACAGAGATTATAGAACAATTATTAGATGCTAAACTATCTAATTTTGTAAGTACTGATTATATTTTATAA
- a CDS encoding TonB-dependent receptor, with product MKILLTSLFILIHFNLIAQETISGKIIDYHGVVVMGANVYLKGTYDGTATNEKGLYSFQTEETGEQTLVISSISYETYSKTADISNFKNCILKLKDDVNTLDAVTVNAGTFKAGDNAKVTALKPIDIVTTAGALGDVIGALQTLPGTSTVAEDGRLFVRGGDADETQIFVDGMRVFTPYAPSANNIPTRGRFSPFLFKGITFSTGGYSAEYGQALSSVLLLSSIDEPLKEKTEVSIMTVGLGVGNTQKWKANSLSVNASYMNLEPYQKLFPGNNIWHKPIETLGGEAVYRHKFKNEGLLKVYGAFSTLNLDLTQEDINEPLGVRFALENRNLYINTSYKDFLDKDWSILTGVSFSNDLSTLKLGDVNIKDVENSAHIKLVLNKYFSSRYKLNFGAAYFITNFKENYTNSITESNDYGFDNNLLSSFVETDLFFSKDLATKIGFRGEYSQLLKEFNVSPRVSLAYKSGANSQISLAYGQFFQNPKNDYLKFDTDFSAEHTTHLIANYQYVKNKQILRAEVYYKEYSNLVKYDTPIALPISNYANNGSGFAKGLDIFWRDNKSIQNTEYWVSYSYLDTQRKYKNYPTTATPNFASTHNASLVLKHWIAPWKSQFGWSYNFASGRSYTNPNTDAFLAEKTKNYNALNANWAYLISPQKILYFSVSNVLGTQNINGYQYANQVNSTGTFDCSALTPNTDSFFFVGLFWTISENKKDNQLNNL from the coding sequence ATGAAGATTTTATTAACTTCCTTATTTATACTAATCCATTTTAATTTAATAGCACAAGAAACCATATCAGGGAAAATTATTGATTATCATGGCGTAGTGGTTATGGGCGCTAATGTTTATTTGAAAGGTACTTATGATGGAACAGCTACCAATGAAAAAGGCTTATATTCATTCCAAACAGAAGAGACCGGAGAACAGACTTTGGTAATTTCTTCAATTTCATATGAAACCTATTCTAAAACTGCAGATATATCCAATTTTAAAAACTGTATTCTAAAATTAAAAGATGATGTCAATACCTTAGATGCCGTAACGGTAAATGCAGGAACGTTTAAAGCTGGTGATAATGCAAAAGTAACCGCATTGAAACCAATAGATATCGTTACTACTGCAGGTGCATTAGGAGATGTTATAGGAGCCCTTCAAACCTTACCTGGAACGAGTACCGTCGCAGAAGATGGTAGGTTATTTGTTCGTGGTGGTGATGCCGATGAAACGCAAATCTTCGTAGATGGTATGCGCGTATTTACCCCTTACGCCCCTTCTGCGAATAACATTCCTACCAGAGGTAGATTTTCTCCTTTTTTATTTAAAGGAATCACATTTTCTACTGGTGGATATTCTGCGGAATACGGTCAAGCTTTATCTAGTGTTTTGTTATTGAGTAGTATAGATGAACCTTTAAAAGAAAAAACAGAAGTATCTATAATGACGGTAGGTTTAGGAGTTGGTAATACCCAAAAATGGAAGGCTAATTCTTTGAGTGTAAACGCCTCTTATATGAATTTGGAACCGTACCAGAAATTATTTCCAGGTAATAACATTTGGCATAAACCCATAGAAACTTTAGGTGGAGAAGCGGTATATCGACATAAATTTAAAAATGAGGGTTTGTTAAAAGTATATGGCGCTTTTAGTACTTTAAATTTGGATCTTACCCAAGAAGACATTAATGAACCACTAGGAGTTAGATTTGCTTTGGAGAATAGAAACTTATATATCAACACCTCTTATAAAGATTTTTTAGACAAAGATTGGAGTATTCTAACAGGGGTATCCTTCTCCAATGATCTATCTACCTTAAAATTGGGTGATGTAAATATTAAAGATGTGGAGAATTCAGCCCATATTAAATTGGTCCTCAATAAATATTTTTCTAGCAGGTACAAATTAAATTTTGGTGCAGCATACTTTATCACAAACTTTAAAGAAAACTATACAAACTCCATAACTGAAAGCAACGACTACGGTTTTGACAATAATCTCCTGAGTAGTTTTGTAGAAACAGACCTATTCTTTTCTAAGGACTTGGCTACTAAAATTGGTTTTAGAGGGGAGTATTCTCAATTATTAAAAGAATTTAATGTGTCTCCAAGAGTTTCATTAGCGTATAAATCAGGTGCAAACTCTCAAATATCTTTGGCCTATGGTCAATTTTTCCAAAATCCAAAGAATGACTATCTAAAATTTGATACGGATTTCTCAGCTGAACATACAACTCATCTAATTGCCAACTATCAATATGTTAAAAACAAACAGATATTGAGAGCGGAAGTATACTACAAAGAGTATTCTAATCTCGTAAAGTATGATACTCCTATTGCGCTTCCTATCTCTAACTACGCTAATAATGGAAGTGGTTTTGCTAAGGGATTAGATATTTTTTGGCGGGATAATAAGAGTATACAAAATACCGAATATTGGGTTTCTTATTCTTATTTAGATACTCAAAGGAAGTATAAAAATTACCCAACTACGGCTACTCCTAATTTTGCTTCTACCCATAACGCTTCCTTAGTTCTAAAACATTGGATAGCGCCTTGGAAGAGTCAGTTTGGATGGAGTTATAACTTTGCATCTGGTCGTTCCTACACCAACCCGAATACGGATGCTTTTTTAGCTGAAAAAACTAAAAACTACAACGCCTTAAATGCGAATTGGGCGTATCTAATTAGTCCACAAAAAATACTTTACTTCTCGGTAAGCAATGTGCTAGGTACACAGAATATCAATGGATATCAATATGCTAATCAAGTAAATAGTACCGGAACATTTGATTGTAGCGCCTTAACACCCAATACGGATAGCTTTTTCTTCGTAGGTTTATTTTGGACCATTAGCGAGAATAAAAAAGACAATCAACTTAATAATCTATAA